Proteins encoded together in one Phycisphaerae bacterium window:
- a CDS encoding thioredoxin family protein, which yields MKRSCSLMLTAVLALLGSPLLAHAGEGKEQAALGQPAPDFTLKGIDGKEYKLSDMKGKIVVLEWTNHECPFVKRAQGKTKVMQKTFAKFEGKPVVWMAVNSSHFCEDKADGIRDWVKENDINYPYLLDASGEVGKMYGAKTTPHMFVIDQKGNLAYMGAIDNDPMGENDNPTNYVDEAVTALLNGSTVATPETKSYGCSVKYKG from the coding sequence ATGAAGCGTAGTTGCAGCTTGATGTTGACGGCGGTGTTGGCATTGCTGGGTTCGCCCCTGCTGGCTCATGCGGGCGAAGGCAAGGAGCAGGCGGCGCTGGGTCAGCCGGCGCCCGATTTCACCCTCAAGGGCATCGACGGCAAGGAGTACAAGCTGTCGGACATGAAGGGCAAGATCGTCGTCCTGGAATGGACCAATCACGAGTGTCCCTTCGTCAAGCGCGCCCAGGGCAAGACCAAGGTCATGCAGAAGACCTTCGCCAAGTTCGAGGGCAAGCCGGTTGTCTGGATGGCGGTGAATTCCAGCCACTTCTGCGAGGACAAGGCTGACGGCATCCGCGACTGGGTCAAGGAGAACGACATCAACTACCCCTACCTGCTGGATGCGTCGGGCGAGGTCGGCAAGATGTACGGTGCCAAGACGACGCCGCACATGTTCGTCATCGACCAGAAGGGCAATCTCGCCTACATGGGCGCCATCGACAATGATCCCATGGGCGAGAACGACAACCCGACCAACTACGTTGACGAGGCGGTCACCGCCCTGCTGAATGGCTCGACGGTCGCCACGCCCGAGACGAAGTCCTACGGCTGCTCGGTAAAGTACAAGGGCTGA
- the queC gene encoding 7-cyano-7-deazaguanine synthase QueC has translation MNSGSSGRKGKAAVVLLSGGLDSATTAAIAIEQGFTVHALSVAYGQRHKTELDAAKRVAASMGVERHLIQTIDLRMFGGSALTDDIAVPKRVDEAGIGGRIPVTYVPARNTILLALALAFAEVSRAGDIFIGVNALDYSGYPDCRPEFLEAFGRLAALATRAGVEGWPTRIQAPLLNMTKAQIIREGIRLGVDYSLTQSCYDPAPDGAACGSCESCLLRRRGFQEAGVPDPTRYT, from the coding sequence GTGAATTCAGGTAGCTCAGGACGTAAAGGCAAAGCAGCGGTTGTCCTGCTTTCGGGCGGGCTCGATTCCGCCACGACTGCGGCAATCGCGATAGAGCAGGGCTTTACGGTCCACGCGCTCTCCGTTGCTTATGGCCAGCGGCACAAAACCGAACTCGACGCCGCGAAGCGCGTGGCCGCCAGCATGGGGGTTGAGCGGCACCTCATTCAGACGATCGACCTGCGGATGTTCGGAGGCTCGGCGCTGACCGACGACATTGCCGTCCCCAAGCGGGTTGATGAGGCGGGAATCGGCGGGCGTATTCCGGTCACCTATGTCCCGGCACGGAATACCATCCTGTTGGCTCTTGCCTTGGCCTTTGCGGAAGTTAGCCGGGCGGGCGACATTTTCATTGGGGTCAACGCGCTGGATTACTCCGGATATCCGGATTGCCGGCCTGAGTTCCTGGAGGCATTCGGACGCCTCGCCGCCTTAGCCACAAGAGCGGGCGTGGAGGGTTGGCCGACACGCATCCAGGCACCGTTGCTGAACATGACTAAGGCGCAGATTATCCGCGAGGGTATTCGCCTCGGCGTGGACTATTCGCTGACGCAGAGCTGCTATGATCCTGCGCCCGACGGCGCGGCCTGCGGAAGTTGCGAAAGCTGCCTGTTGCGTCGCCGGGGATTCCAGGAAGCCGGCGTGCCCGATCCGACGCGGTACACCTGA
- a CDS encoding DUF362 domain-containing protein produces MNRSKVAILRTTPETVLEDYHRLLNLADYQSIVAKDADTALKVNISWHFFFPGSSTTPWQLDGVIQAMLRDGYQKDLIHACHNRTVVIDAYLGEKENKQVDVVRAHGLRNIHLYEPGNEWIDIHEAVGDLCDRFLCLNDVYPKGFSIPRRFLGENIIHLPTVKTHVFTTTTGAMKNAFGGLLNEHRHWTHPVIHETLVDLLMIQKKIHRGVFAVMDGTFAGDGPGPRCMIPYVKNVILASADQVAIDAVAAKLMGFDPMDIKFIRLAHENGLGVGRTEELDIVGDAEVAQENWRFVGPFKKMTFASRMQHLIYWGPLKGGVEWSLKTWLAPWAYIASVIYHDWFWYPFLGRGKVRAALRSQWGRLFHNWASIQRTPAGYDNVGESAPGLVRGTFRLLWMAVKILGTCIREAPELATRRRRKAIEPGGQ; encoded by the coding sequence ATGAATCGATCGAAAGTCGCCATTCTGCGTACGACGCCGGAAACGGTGCTCGAGGATTACCATCGCCTGCTCAACCTGGCCGACTATCAATCGATCGTGGCCAAGGACGCGGACACGGCGCTGAAGGTCAACATCAGTTGGCACTTCTTTTTTCCGGGCAGTTCGACAACGCCGTGGCAGCTCGACGGCGTCATTCAAGCCATGCTCCGTGACGGCTATCAGAAGGATCTCATCCACGCCTGCCACAACCGCACGGTGGTCATCGACGCCTACCTCGGCGAGAAGGAAAACAAACAGGTCGATGTCGTGCGTGCGCACGGACTCCGGAACATTCATCTCTATGAACCGGGCAACGAGTGGATCGATATCCACGAGGCGGTCGGAGACCTCTGCGATCGATTCCTGTGCCTGAACGATGTCTACCCCAAGGGATTCAGCATCCCCAGGCGTTTCCTGGGTGAGAACATCATCCATCTGCCGACCGTCAAAACGCACGTCTTTACCACGACGACCGGCGCCATGAAGAACGCCTTCGGAGGCCTGCTCAACGAGCACCGTCATTGGACACACCCGGTCATTCACGAGACGCTCGTCGACCTGCTGATGATCCAGAAGAAGATTCACCGCGGCGTGTTTGCGGTGATGGACGGCACGTTCGCGGGAGACGGACCGGGCCCGCGATGCATGATTCCCTATGTCAAGAACGTCATCCTCGCCTCGGCCGACCAAGTGGCCATTGACGCCGTCGCGGCGAAACTCATGGGCTTCGACCCCATGGACATCAAGTTTATCCGCCTGGCCCACGAGAACGGACTCGGTGTAGGCCGGACGGAGGAACTCGACATCGTCGGTGACGCCGAGGTGGCACAAGAGAACTGGCGATTCGTCGGTCCATTCAAGAAAATGACATTCGCCTCGCGCATGCAGCATCTCATCTACTGGGGTCCGCTCAAGGGCGGCGTCGAATGGTCGTTGAAGACCTGGCTCGCCCCCTGGGCCTATATCGCCAGCGTGATCTACCACGACTGGTTCTGGTACCCCTTCCTCGGTCGCGGCAAAGTGCGAGCCGCGCTGCGCAGCCAGTGGGGCCGATTGTTCCACAACTGGGCGTCGATCCAGCGCACGCCGGCCGGCTACGACAACGTCGGGGAATCGGCGCCGGGGCTGGTTCGCGGGACGTTCCGCCTGTTGTGGATGGCGGTAAAGATCCTGGGAACCTGCATCCGCGAGGCTCCCGAGCTCGCCACGCGCCGACGGCGGAAAGCCATTGAACCCGGCGGGCAATAA